One Pseudopipra pipra isolate bDixPip1 chromosome 30, bDixPip1.hap1, whole genome shotgun sequence genomic region harbors:
- the LOC135404142 gene encoding natural resistance-associated macrophage protein 2-like isoform X4 — MGSSDMERKASYEDVSGEPGGLGGVVSTISSSRSPLQPPEDTEEEPFTTYFDSKIPIPEDETHSCFSFRKLWAFTGPGFLMSIAYLDPGNIESDLQSGAVAGFKLLWVLLLATVIGLLLQRLAARLGVVTGLHLAEVCHRQYHKFPRIILWLMVELAIIGSDMQEVIGSAIAINLLSVGKIPLWGGVLITIADTFVFLFLDKYGLRKLEAFFGFLITIMALTFGYEYITVKPNQEKVLQGLFIPYCKDCGTPQLEQAVGIVGAVIMPHNMYLHSALVKSRQVDRSNKRQVREANKYFFIESCIALFVSFIINIFVVAVFAEAFFNKTNADVNQVCVNSSSPHSSLFPNNNETLEVDIYKGGVVLGCYFGPAALYIWAIGILAAGQSSTMTGTYSGQFVMEGFLNLRWSRFARVLLTRSIAVTPTLFVAIFQDVEHLTGMNDFLNVLMSLQLPFALIPVLTFTSLPTVMHDFANGLFWKVAGGLLILLICSINMYFVVAYVRDLHNLGLYIGAAVLSVIYLSFVAYLTWLCLIALGASFLACGNTGRLGFAARPELFLLGHVDSDTSVTR, encoded by the exons ATGGGGAGCTCGGACATGGAGCGGAAGGCGTCCTACG aggatGTCTCTGGGGAGCCCGGGGGACTCGGGGGGGTAGTCAGCAccatctccagcagcaggagccccctgcagccccccgaGGACACCGAGGAGGAGCCCTTCACCACCTACTTCGACAGCAAGATCCCAATCCCCGAGGATGAGACG CATTCCTGCTTCAGCTTCCGCAAGCTGTGGGCGTTCACGGGCCCCGGGTTCCTGATGAGCATCGCTTACCTGGACCCCGGGAACATCGAGTCCGACCTGCAGTCCGGGGCCGTCGCCGGCTTCAAG ctcctgtgggtgctgctgctggccaCGGTCATcgggctgctgctgcagcgCCTGGCGGCACGGCTGGGGGTGGTCACGGGGCTGCACCTGGCTGAGGTCTGCCACCGCCAGTACCACAAG TTCCCTCGGATCATCCTGTGGCTGATGGTGGAACTCGCCATCATCGGCTCGGACATGCAGGAGGTCATCGGCTCGGCCATCGCCATCAACCTGCTCTCTGTGGGCAA GATCCCGCTCTGGGGGGGGGTGCTCATCACCATCGCTGACACCTttgtcttcctcttcctcgACAAATATG GCCTGCGGAAGCTGGAGGCGTTTTTTGGGTTCCTGATCaccatcatggcactgacctttgGATACGAG TACATCACGGTGAAGCCCAACCaggagaaggtgctgcaggGGCTGTTCATCCCCTACTGCAAGGACTGTGGGACGCCCCAGCTGGAGCAGGCCGTGGGCATCGTGGGCGCTGTCATCATGCCCCACAACATGTACCTGCACTCTGCCCTGGTCAAG tcCAGGCAGGTGGATCGCTCGAACAAGCGGCAGGTGCGAGAGGCCAACAAGTATTTCTTCATCGAGTCGTGCATCGCGCTCTTCGTGTCCTTCATCATCAACATCTTCGTGGTCGCCGTCTTCGCTGAGGCCTTTTTCAACAAGACCAACGCGGACGtg AACCAGGTCTGTGTCAACTCCAGCAGCCCCCACTCCTCACTCTTCCCCAACAACAACGAGACACTGGAGGTGGACATATACAAGGGG GGCGTTGTTTTGGGGTGTTACTTCGGCCCTGCCGCTCTCTACATCTGGGCCATCGGGATCCTGGCGGCCGGGCAGAGCTCCACCATGACGGGCACCTACTCGGGCCAGTTCGTCATGGAG gggTTCCTGAACCTGCGCTGGTCCCGCTTTGCCCGGGTGCTGCTCACGCGCTCCATCGCCGTCACCCCCACCCTCTTCGTCGCCATCTTCCAGGACGTCGAGCACCTGACGGGCATGAACGACTTCCTCAACGTCCTCATGAGCCTCCAG CTCCCCTTTGCACTGATCCCAGTGCTCACCTTCACCAGCCTGCCCACTGTGATGCACGACTTCGCCAACGGCCT GTTCTGGAAGGTGGCCGGGGGCCTCCTGATCCTCCTCATCTGCAGCATCAACATGTACTTCGTGGTGGCCTACGTGAGGGACCTCCACAACCTGGGCCTGTACATTGGGGCCGCCGTGCTCAGTGTCATCTACCTGTCCTTCGTGGCCTACCTG ACGTGGCTGTGCCTCATCGCCCTGGGCGCCTCCTTCCTGGCCTGCGGGAACACG
- the LOC135404142 gene encoding natural resistance-associated macrophage protein 2-like isoform X2 — protein MGSSDMERKASYEDVSGEPGGLGGVVSTISSSRSPLQPPEDTEEEPFTTYFDSKIPIPEDETHSCFSFRKLWAFTGPGFLMSIAYLDPGNIESDLQSGAVAGFKLLWVLLLATVIGLLLQRLAARLGVVTGLHLAEVCHRQYHKFPRIILWLMVELAIIGSDMQEVIGSAIAINLLSVGKIPLWGGVLITIADTFVFLFLDKYGLRKLEAFFGFLITIMALTFGYEYITVKPNQEKVLQGLFIPYCKDCGTPQLEQAVGIVGAVIMPHNMYLHSALVKSRQVDRSNKRQVREANKYFFIESCIALFVSFIINIFVVAVFAEAFFNKTNADVNQVCVNSSSPHSSLFPNNNETLEVDIYKGGVVLGCYFGPAALYIWAIGILAAGQSSTMTGTYSGQFVMEGFLNLRWSRFARVLLTRSIAVTPTLFVAIFQDVEHLTGMNDFLNVLMSLQLPFALIPVLTFTSLPTVMHDFANGLFWKVAGGLLILLICSINMYFVVAYVRDLHNLGLYIGAAVLSVIYLSFVAYLTWLCLIALGASFLACGNTGRLGFAARPELFLLGHVDSDTSVTRMWLRIPRDPGD, from the exons ATGGGGAGCTCGGACATGGAGCGGAAGGCGTCCTACG aggatGTCTCTGGGGAGCCCGGGGGACTCGGGGGGGTAGTCAGCAccatctccagcagcaggagccccctgcagccccccgaGGACACCGAGGAGGAGCCCTTCACCACCTACTTCGACAGCAAGATCCCAATCCCCGAGGATGAGACG CATTCCTGCTTCAGCTTCCGCAAGCTGTGGGCGTTCACGGGCCCCGGGTTCCTGATGAGCATCGCTTACCTGGACCCCGGGAACATCGAGTCCGACCTGCAGTCCGGGGCCGTCGCCGGCTTCAAG ctcctgtgggtgctgctgctggccaCGGTCATcgggctgctgctgcagcgCCTGGCGGCACGGCTGGGGGTGGTCACGGGGCTGCACCTGGCTGAGGTCTGCCACCGCCAGTACCACAAG TTCCCTCGGATCATCCTGTGGCTGATGGTGGAACTCGCCATCATCGGCTCGGACATGCAGGAGGTCATCGGCTCGGCCATCGCCATCAACCTGCTCTCTGTGGGCAA GATCCCGCTCTGGGGGGGGGTGCTCATCACCATCGCTGACACCTttgtcttcctcttcctcgACAAATATG GCCTGCGGAAGCTGGAGGCGTTTTTTGGGTTCCTGATCaccatcatggcactgacctttgGATACGAG TACATCACGGTGAAGCCCAACCaggagaaggtgctgcaggGGCTGTTCATCCCCTACTGCAAGGACTGTGGGACGCCCCAGCTGGAGCAGGCCGTGGGCATCGTGGGCGCTGTCATCATGCCCCACAACATGTACCTGCACTCTGCCCTGGTCAAG tcCAGGCAGGTGGATCGCTCGAACAAGCGGCAGGTGCGAGAGGCCAACAAGTATTTCTTCATCGAGTCGTGCATCGCGCTCTTCGTGTCCTTCATCATCAACATCTTCGTGGTCGCCGTCTTCGCTGAGGCCTTTTTCAACAAGACCAACGCGGACGtg AACCAGGTCTGTGTCAACTCCAGCAGCCCCCACTCCTCACTCTTCCCCAACAACAACGAGACACTGGAGGTGGACATATACAAGGGG GGCGTTGTTTTGGGGTGTTACTTCGGCCCTGCCGCTCTCTACATCTGGGCCATCGGGATCCTGGCGGCCGGGCAGAGCTCCACCATGACGGGCACCTACTCGGGCCAGTTCGTCATGGAG gggTTCCTGAACCTGCGCTGGTCCCGCTTTGCCCGGGTGCTGCTCACGCGCTCCATCGCCGTCACCCCCACCCTCTTCGTCGCCATCTTCCAGGACGTCGAGCACCTGACGGGCATGAACGACTTCCTCAACGTCCTCATGAGCCTCCAG CTCCCCTTTGCACTGATCCCAGTGCTCACCTTCACCAGCCTGCCCACTGTGATGCACGACTTCGCCAACGGCCT GTTCTGGAAGGTGGCCGGGGGCCTCCTGATCCTCCTCATCTGCAGCATCAACATGTACTTCGTGGTGGCCTACGTGAGGGACCTCCACAACCTGGGCCTGTACATTGGGGCCGCCGTGCTCAGTGTCATCTACCTGTCCTTCGTGGCCTACCTG ACGTGGCTGTGCCTCATCGCCCTGGGCGCCTCCTTCCTGGCCTGCGGGAACACG
- the LOC135404142 gene encoding natural resistance-associated macrophage protein 2-like isoform X3 has translation MSRGESGRESRTGSENRIGKDVSGEPGGLGGVVSTISSSRSPLQPPEDTEEEPFTTYFDSKIPIPEDETHSCFSFRKLWAFTGPGFLMSIAYLDPGNIESDLQSGAVAGFKLLWVLLLATVIGLLLQRLAARLGVVTGLHLAEVCHRQYHKFPRIILWLMVELAIIGSDMQEVIGSAIAINLLSVGKIPLWGGVLITIADTFVFLFLDKYGLRKLEAFFGFLITIMALTFGYEYITVKPNQEKVLQGLFIPYCKDCGTPQLEQAVGIVGAVIMPHNMYLHSALVKSRQVDRSNKRQVREANKYFFIESCIALFVSFIINIFVVAVFAEAFFNKTNADVNQVCVNSSSPHSSLFPNNNETLEVDIYKGGVVLGCYFGPAALYIWAIGILAAGQSSTMTGTYSGQFVMEGFLNLRWSRFARVLLTRSIAVTPTLFVAIFQDVEHLTGMNDFLNVLMSLQLPFALIPVLTFTSLPTVMHDFANGLFWKVAGGLLILLICSINMYFVVAYVRDLHNLGLYIGAAVLSVIYLSFVAYLTWLCLIALGASFLACGNTGRLGFAARPELFLLGHVDSDTSVTR, from the exons ATGTCCCGTGGGGAGAGTGGGAGAGAGAGCAGGACTGGGAGTGAGAACAGGATTGGGA aggatGTCTCTGGGGAGCCCGGGGGACTCGGGGGGGTAGTCAGCAccatctccagcagcaggagccccctgcagccccccgaGGACACCGAGGAGGAGCCCTTCACCACCTACTTCGACAGCAAGATCCCAATCCCCGAGGATGAGACG CATTCCTGCTTCAGCTTCCGCAAGCTGTGGGCGTTCACGGGCCCCGGGTTCCTGATGAGCATCGCTTACCTGGACCCCGGGAACATCGAGTCCGACCTGCAGTCCGGGGCCGTCGCCGGCTTCAAG ctcctgtgggtgctgctgctggccaCGGTCATcgggctgctgctgcagcgCCTGGCGGCACGGCTGGGGGTGGTCACGGGGCTGCACCTGGCTGAGGTCTGCCACCGCCAGTACCACAAG TTCCCTCGGATCATCCTGTGGCTGATGGTGGAACTCGCCATCATCGGCTCGGACATGCAGGAGGTCATCGGCTCGGCCATCGCCATCAACCTGCTCTCTGTGGGCAA GATCCCGCTCTGGGGGGGGGTGCTCATCACCATCGCTGACACCTttgtcttcctcttcctcgACAAATATG GCCTGCGGAAGCTGGAGGCGTTTTTTGGGTTCCTGATCaccatcatggcactgacctttgGATACGAG TACATCACGGTGAAGCCCAACCaggagaaggtgctgcaggGGCTGTTCATCCCCTACTGCAAGGACTGTGGGACGCCCCAGCTGGAGCAGGCCGTGGGCATCGTGGGCGCTGTCATCATGCCCCACAACATGTACCTGCACTCTGCCCTGGTCAAG tcCAGGCAGGTGGATCGCTCGAACAAGCGGCAGGTGCGAGAGGCCAACAAGTATTTCTTCATCGAGTCGTGCATCGCGCTCTTCGTGTCCTTCATCATCAACATCTTCGTGGTCGCCGTCTTCGCTGAGGCCTTTTTCAACAAGACCAACGCGGACGtg AACCAGGTCTGTGTCAACTCCAGCAGCCCCCACTCCTCACTCTTCCCCAACAACAACGAGACACTGGAGGTGGACATATACAAGGGG GGCGTTGTTTTGGGGTGTTACTTCGGCCCTGCCGCTCTCTACATCTGGGCCATCGGGATCCTGGCGGCCGGGCAGAGCTCCACCATGACGGGCACCTACTCGGGCCAGTTCGTCATGGAG gggTTCCTGAACCTGCGCTGGTCCCGCTTTGCCCGGGTGCTGCTCACGCGCTCCATCGCCGTCACCCCCACCCTCTTCGTCGCCATCTTCCAGGACGTCGAGCACCTGACGGGCATGAACGACTTCCTCAACGTCCTCATGAGCCTCCAG CTCCCCTTTGCACTGATCCCAGTGCTCACCTTCACCAGCCTGCCCACTGTGATGCACGACTTCGCCAACGGCCT GTTCTGGAAGGTGGCCGGGGGCCTCCTGATCCTCCTCATCTGCAGCATCAACATGTACTTCGTGGTGGCCTACGTGAGGGACCTCCACAACCTGGGCCTGTACATTGGGGCCGCCGTGCTCAGTGTCATCTACCTGTCCTTCGTGGCCTACCTG ACGTGGCTGTGCCTCATCGCCCTGGGCGCCTCCTTCCTGGCCTGCGGGAACACG
- the LOC135404142 gene encoding natural resistance-associated macrophage protein 2-like isoform X1, producing the protein MSRGESGRESRTGSENRIGKDVSGEPGGLGGVVSTISSSRSPLQPPEDTEEEPFTTYFDSKIPIPEDETHSCFSFRKLWAFTGPGFLMSIAYLDPGNIESDLQSGAVAGFKLLWVLLLATVIGLLLQRLAARLGVVTGLHLAEVCHRQYHKFPRIILWLMVELAIIGSDMQEVIGSAIAINLLSVGKIPLWGGVLITIADTFVFLFLDKYGLRKLEAFFGFLITIMALTFGYEYITVKPNQEKVLQGLFIPYCKDCGTPQLEQAVGIVGAVIMPHNMYLHSALVKSRQVDRSNKRQVREANKYFFIESCIALFVSFIINIFVVAVFAEAFFNKTNADVNQVCVNSSSPHSSLFPNNNETLEVDIYKGGVVLGCYFGPAALYIWAIGILAAGQSSTMTGTYSGQFVMEGFLNLRWSRFARVLLTRSIAVTPTLFVAIFQDVEHLTGMNDFLNVLMSLQLPFALIPVLTFTSLPTVMHDFANGLFWKVAGGLLILLICSINMYFVVAYVRDLHNLGLYIGAAVLSVIYLSFVAYLTWLCLIALGASFLACGNTGRLGFAARPELFLLGHVDSDTSVTRMWLRIPRDPGD; encoded by the exons ATGTCCCGTGGGGAGAGTGGGAGAGAGAGCAGGACTGGGAGTGAGAACAGGATTGGGA aggatGTCTCTGGGGAGCCCGGGGGACTCGGGGGGGTAGTCAGCAccatctccagcagcaggagccccctgcagccccccgaGGACACCGAGGAGGAGCCCTTCACCACCTACTTCGACAGCAAGATCCCAATCCCCGAGGATGAGACG CATTCCTGCTTCAGCTTCCGCAAGCTGTGGGCGTTCACGGGCCCCGGGTTCCTGATGAGCATCGCTTACCTGGACCCCGGGAACATCGAGTCCGACCTGCAGTCCGGGGCCGTCGCCGGCTTCAAG ctcctgtgggtgctgctgctggccaCGGTCATcgggctgctgctgcagcgCCTGGCGGCACGGCTGGGGGTGGTCACGGGGCTGCACCTGGCTGAGGTCTGCCACCGCCAGTACCACAAG TTCCCTCGGATCATCCTGTGGCTGATGGTGGAACTCGCCATCATCGGCTCGGACATGCAGGAGGTCATCGGCTCGGCCATCGCCATCAACCTGCTCTCTGTGGGCAA GATCCCGCTCTGGGGGGGGGTGCTCATCACCATCGCTGACACCTttgtcttcctcttcctcgACAAATATG GCCTGCGGAAGCTGGAGGCGTTTTTTGGGTTCCTGATCaccatcatggcactgacctttgGATACGAG TACATCACGGTGAAGCCCAACCaggagaaggtgctgcaggGGCTGTTCATCCCCTACTGCAAGGACTGTGGGACGCCCCAGCTGGAGCAGGCCGTGGGCATCGTGGGCGCTGTCATCATGCCCCACAACATGTACCTGCACTCTGCCCTGGTCAAG tcCAGGCAGGTGGATCGCTCGAACAAGCGGCAGGTGCGAGAGGCCAACAAGTATTTCTTCATCGAGTCGTGCATCGCGCTCTTCGTGTCCTTCATCATCAACATCTTCGTGGTCGCCGTCTTCGCTGAGGCCTTTTTCAACAAGACCAACGCGGACGtg AACCAGGTCTGTGTCAACTCCAGCAGCCCCCACTCCTCACTCTTCCCCAACAACAACGAGACACTGGAGGTGGACATATACAAGGGG GGCGTTGTTTTGGGGTGTTACTTCGGCCCTGCCGCTCTCTACATCTGGGCCATCGGGATCCTGGCGGCCGGGCAGAGCTCCACCATGACGGGCACCTACTCGGGCCAGTTCGTCATGGAG gggTTCCTGAACCTGCGCTGGTCCCGCTTTGCCCGGGTGCTGCTCACGCGCTCCATCGCCGTCACCCCCACCCTCTTCGTCGCCATCTTCCAGGACGTCGAGCACCTGACGGGCATGAACGACTTCCTCAACGTCCTCATGAGCCTCCAG CTCCCCTTTGCACTGATCCCAGTGCTCACCTTCACCAGCCTGCCCACTGTGATGCACGACTTCGCCAACGGCCT GTTCTGGAAGGTGGCCGGGGGCCTCCTGATCCTCCTCATCTGCAGCATCAACATGTACTTCGTGGTGGCCTACGTGAGGGACCTCCACAACCTGGGCCTGTACATTGGGGCCGCCGTGCTCAGTGTCATCTACCTGTCCTTCGTGGCCTACCTG ACGTGGCTGTGCCTCATCGCCCTGGGCGCCTCCTTCCTGGCCTGCGGGAACACG